A region of Streptomyces deccanensis DNA encodes the following proteins:
- the dapB gene encoding 4-hydroxy-tetrahydrodipicolinate reductase: MSKLRVAVLGARGRIGSEAVRAVEAAEDMELVAALSRGDKLETLAETGAQVAVELTTPASVMDNLDYCVRHGIHAVVGTTGWTDDRLAQLNGWLAASPETGVLIAPNFSIGAVLNMKFAQIAAPYFESVEVVELHHPKKVDAPSGTATRTAQLIAESRRAAGTALAPDATETALDGARGADVDGIPVHSVRLRGLLAHQEVLLGGEGETLTIRHDSLHHSSFMPGILLGARRVVTTPGLTFGLEHFLDLG, from the coding sequence ATGAGCAAGCTGCGCGTGGCGGTCCTCGGTGCCCGGGGCCGTATCGGCTCCGAGGCCGTACGGGCCGTCGAGGCCGCCGAGGACATGGAGCTGGTCGCCGCCCTGAGCCGGGGCGACAAGCTGGAGACGCTGGCGGAGACCGGCGCCCAGGTGGCCGTCGAACTGACCACCCCCGCCTCGGTCATGGACAACCTCGACTACTGCGTACGCCACGGCATCCACGCGGTCGTCGGTACGACGGGCTGGACCGACGACCGCCTCGCGCAGCTGAACGGCTGGCTGGCCGCCTCCCCGGAGACCGGCGTGCTCATCGCGCCCAACTTCTCCATCGGGGCCGTCCTGAACATGAAGTTCGCGCAGATCGCCGCCCCCTACTTCGAGTCGGTGGAGGTCGTCGAACTGCACCACCCGAAGAAGGTCGACGCCCCTTCCGGCACCGCCACGCGCACGGCCCAGCTCATCGCCGAGTCACGGCGCGCGGCAGGCACGGCCCTGGCGCCCGACGCCACGGAGACGGCTCTGGACGGCGCGCGCGGCGCGGACGTCGACGGCATCCCCGTCCACTCCGTCCGGCTGCGCGGCCTGCTGGCCCACCAGGAGGTCCTCCTCGGCGGCGAGGGCGAGACCCTCACCATCCGCCACGACTCCCTCCACCACAGCAGCTTCATGCCGGGCATCCTGCTCGGCGCCCGCCGCGTGGTGACCACCCCGGGCCTCACCTTCGGCCTCGAACACTTCCTCGACCTGGGCTGA
- the thyX gene encoding FAD-dependent thymidylate synthase → MTDTPVDDLKPSFRSDVTVELVKHSAADSDVLWAARVSTAGEQSLEELQKDPERSKGLINYLMRDRHGSPFEHNSMTFFISAPIFVFREFMRHRVGWSYNEESGRYRELQPVFYVPDEARKLVQEGRPGKYVFVEGTQAQQELVGRVMEDSYVHAYEAYQEMLAAGVAREVARSVLPVGLFSSMYATCNARSLMHFLGLRTQHELAKVPSFPQREIEMVGERMEAEWARLMPLTHAAFNANGRVAP, encoded by the coding sequence GTGACCGACACCCCCGTCGACGACCTCAAGCCCAGCTTCCGCAGCGATGTCACCGTCGAGTTGGTGAAGCACAGCGCCGCCGACTCGGACGTGCTGTGGGCCGCCCGCGTCTCCACCGCCGGCGAGCAGTCCCTGGAGGAGCTGCAGAAGGACCCCGAGCGCTCCAAGGGCCTCATCAACTACCTCATGCGGGACCGTCACGGCAGCCCCTTCGAGCACAACTCGATGACCTTCTTCATCAGCGCCCCGATCTTCGTCTTCCGCGAGTTCATGCGCCACCGGGTGGGCTGGTCCTACAACGAGGAGTCCGGGAGGTACCGGGAGCTCCAGCCCGTCTTCTACGTCCCGGACGAGGCCCGCAAGCTCGTGCAGGAGGGGCGTCCCGGCAAGTACGTCTTCGTGGAGGGGACCCAGGCGCAGCAGGAGCTGGTGGGGCGGGTCATGGAGGACTCGTACGTCCACGCGTACGAGGCGTACCAGGAGATGCTGGCCGCCGGGGTGGCCCGCGAGGTCGCCCGCTCGGTCCTCCCGGTCGGACTCTTCTCGTCGATGTACGCCACCTGCAACGCCCGCTCGCTGATGCACTTCCTCGGTCTGCGCACCCAGCACGAGCTCGCCAAGGTGCCGTCCTTCCCGCAGCGGGAGATCGAGATGGTGGGCGAGCGGATGGAGGCGGAGTGGGCGAGGCTCATGCCGCTCACGCACGCCGCGTTCAACGCGAACGGCCGTGTCGCGCCGTAG
- the dapA gene encoding 4-hydroxy-tetrahydrodipicolinate synthase, with translation MAPTSTPQTPFGRVLTAMVTPFTADGALDLDGAQRLAAHLVDAGNDGLVINGTTGESPTTSDAEKSDLVRAVLEAVGDRAHIIAGVGTNDTHHSMELARAAEKIGAHGLLVVTPYYNKPPQEGLYRHFKAIADAADLPVMLYDIPGRSGVPIDTETIVRLAEHPRVVANKDAKGDLGRASWAIARSGLAWYSGDDMLNLPLLSVGAVGFVSVVGHVVTPELRALVEAYVSGDVQKATEIHQKLLPVFTGMFRTQGVMTTKAALALQGLPAGPLRAPMVELSPEETAQLKIDLGAGGVQL, from the coding sequence ATGGCTCCGACCTCGACTCCGCAGACCCCCTTCGGGCGGGTCCTCACCGCCATGGTCACGCCCTTCACGGCGGACGGCGCACTCGACCTCGACGGCGCGCAGCGGCTCGCCGCCCACCTGGTGGACGCAGGCAACGACGGCCTGGTCATCAACGGCACCACCGGCGAGTCCCCCACCACCAGTGACGCGGAGAAATCGGACCTGGTACGAGCCGTCCTCGAAGCCGTCGGCGACCGCGCGCACATCATCGCCGGCGTCGGCACGAACGACACCCACCACAGCATGGAGCTGGCCCGCGCCGCCGAGAAGATCGGCGCCCACGGCCTCCTCGTCGTCACGCCGTACTACAACAAGCCCCCGCAGGAGGGCCTGTACCGCCACTTCAAGGCGATCGCCGACGCCGCCGACCTCCCGGTCATGCTCTACGACATCCCGGGCCGCAGCGGCGTCCCGATCGACACGGAGACGATCGTCCGGCTCGCCGAGCACCCGCGCGTCGTCGCCAACAAGGACGCCAAGGGCGACCTCGGCCGCGCCAGCTGGGCCATCGCCCGCTCCGGCCTCGCCTGGTACTCCGGCGACGACATGCTCAACCTCCCGCTGCTCTCCGTGGGCGCGGTCGGTTTCGTCTCGGTCGTCGGCCACGTCGTCACCCCCGAGCTGCGTGCCCTCGTCGAGGCGTACGTCTCCGGTGACGTCCAGAAGGCAACCGAGATCCACCAGAAGCTGCTCCCGGTCTTCACCGGCATGTTCCGCACCCAGGGCGTGATGACCACCAAGGCGGCGCTCGCCCTCCAGGGCCTGCCCGCCGGACCGCTGCGCGCCCCCATGGTGGAGCTTTCTCCCGAGGAGACGGCCCAGCTCAAGATCGATCTTGGTGCCGGCGGGGTACAGCTCTAG
- a CDS encoding ribonuclease J, whose amino-acid sequence MSHPHPELGPPPPLPERGLRVTPLGGLGEIGRNMTVFEYGGRLLIVDCGVLFPEEEQPGIDLILPDFSSVRDRLDDIEGIVLTHGHEDHIGAVPYLLREKPDIPLIGSKLTLALIEAKLQEHRIRPYTLEVAEGNRERIGPFDCEFVAVNHSIPDALAVAIRTPAGMVVHTGDFKMDQLPLDNRLTDLHAFARLSEEGIDLLLSDSTNAEVPGFVPPERDISNVLRQVFAGASKRIIVASFASHIHRIQQILDAAHEYGRRVAFVGRSMVRNMGIARDLGYLRVPPGLVVDVKTLDDLPQHEIVLVCTGSQGEPMAALSRMANRDHQIRIVQGDTVILASSLIPGNENAVYRVINGLTRWGANVVHKGNAKVHVSGHASAGELLYFYNICRPKNLMPVHGEWRHLRANAELGALTGVPHDRIVIAEDGVVVDLIEGKAKISGKVQAGYVYVDGLSVGDVGEPALKDRKILGDEGIISVFVVVDSSTGKITGGPHIQARGSGIEDSAFSAVAPKITEVLERSAQDGVVEPHQLQQLIRRTLGKWVSDTYRRRPMILPVVVEV is encoded by the coding sequence TTGAGTCATCCGCATCCTGAACTCGGCCCGCCGCCGCCGCTCCCCGAGCGGGGCCTGCGGGTCACCCCGCTGGGCGGTCTCGGCGAGATCGGCCGGAACATGACCGTCTTCGAGTACGGCGGCCGGTTGCTGATCGTCGACTGCGGGGTGCTCTTCCCTGAGGAGGAGCAGCCCGGAATCGACCTGATCCTGCCGGACTTCTCGTCCGTCAGGGACCGCCTCGACGACATCGAGGGCATCGTCCTCACGCACGGCCACGAGGACCACATCGGCGCGGTCCCGTATCTGCTGCGCGAGAAGCCCGACATCCCGCTGATCGGCTCCAAGCTGACCCTCGCCCTGATCGAGGCGAAGCTCCAGGAGCACCGCATCCGCCCGTACACCCTCGAGGTGGCCGAGGGGAACCGTGAGCGCATCGGCCCCTTCGACTGCGAGTTCGTCGCGGTCAACCACTCCATCCCGGACGCCCTCGCGGTGGCCATCCGCACCCCCGCGGGCATGGTGGTCCACACGGGTGACTTCAAGATGGACCAGCTCCCGCTGGACAACCGCCTCACCGACCTCCACGCGTTCGCACGGCTGAGCGAAGAGGGCATCGATCTCCTTCTCTCGGACTCCACGAACGCCGAGGTACCAGGGTTCGTTCCGCCCGAGCGCGACATCTCGAACGTCCTGCGCCAGGTCTTCGCGGGCGCCAGCAAGCGGATCATCGTGGCCAGCTTCGCCAGCCACATCCACCGCATCCAGCAGATCCTCGACGCCGCCCACGAGTACGGCCGCCGGGTCGCCTTCGTCGGCCGCTCGATGGTCCGGAACATGGGCATCGCCAGGGACCTGGGCTATCTGCGCGTTCCACCGGGCCTGGTCGTGGACGTCAAGACACTCGACGACCTGCCGCAGCACGAGATCGTCCTCGTCTGCACCGGATCGCAGGGTGAGCCGATGGCGGCCCTGTCCCGCATGGCCAACCGGGACCACCAGATCCGTATCGTCCAGGGCGACACGGTGATCCTGGCGTCGTCCCTGATCCCCGGCAACGAGAACGCGGTCTACCGCGTCATCAACGGCCTGACCCGTTGGGGCGCGAACGTCGTCCACAAGGGCAACGCCAAGGTCCACGTCTCCGGACACGCCTCGGCCGGCGAACTGCTGTACTTCTACAACATCTGCCGCCCGAAGAACCTGATGCCGGTGCACGGCGAATGGCGCCACCTGCGCGCCAACGCGGAACTGGGCGCCCTGACCGGCGTACCGCACGACCGCATCGTCATCGCCGAGGACGGCGTGGTCGTCGACCTCATCGAGGGCAAAGCCAAGATCTCGGGCAAGGTCCAGGCCGGTTATGTGTACGTCGACGGCCTCTCGGTCGGTGACGTCGGTGAGCCGGCACTCAAGGACCGCAAGATCCTGGGGGACGAGGGCATCATCTCCGTCTTCGTCGTCGTGGACTCCTCCACCGGCAAGATCACCGGTGGTCCCCACATCCAGGCCCGCGGCTCCGGTATCGAGGACTCCGCGTTCAGTGCGGTCGCCCCGAAGATCACCGAGGTTCTTGAGCGTTCGGCACAGGACGGGGTCGTCGAGCCCCACCAGCTGCAACAACTCATCCGCCGCACGCTCGGCAAGTGGGTCTCCGACACCTACCGGCGCAGGCCGATGATCCTGCCTGTGGTGGTTGAGGTCTGA
- a CDS encoding DegT/DnrJ/EryC1/StrS family aminotransferase, with protein sequence MLRAAGVGAGDEVVVPAFGNPEVAQAVSLAGAVPVFADIDPVTYCLDASAVEAAVTSRTVAAVVVHRFGRSADVAALHQVGQRHGLLVLEQGESEAPYSELGERRQRAAYLSAKLKGVRTPEGCDGHTFQQYVVRVPGNGRPDRDAFARAVRAKGVECSVPVKTPVHRMPAFRRDVCLPETERAADETLALHIGGEMSRRQLHRLVSACNALGGLLQPAF encoded by the coding sequence ATGCTCAGGGCCGCAGGTGTCGGCGCAGGTGACGAGGTCGTGGTGCCGGCGTTCGGGAACCCGGAGGTCGCCCAGGCGGTGAGCCTGGCCGGGGCTGTGCCGGTGTTCGCCGACATAGACCCGGTGACGTACTGCCTGGATGCCTCGGCTGTCGAGGCCGCGGTGACGTCGCGGACGGTGGCCGCGGTCGTCGTACACCGCTTCGGAAGGTCCGCCGATGTCGCGGCGCTTCATCAAGTCGGCCAGCGGCATGGGCTGTTGGTGCTGGAGCAGGGCGAGTCGGAGGCGCCGTACAGCGAACTCGGGGAGCGTCGGCAGCGGGCCGCGTACCTCAGCGCCAAGCTGAAGGGCGTACGGACTCCCGAGGGCTGTGACGGGCACACCTTCCAGCAGTACGTCGTGCGGGTCCCCGGGAACGGGCGGCCGGACCGGGACGCGTTCGCGCGGGCCGTGCGGGCGAAGGGAGTCGAGTGCAGCGTGCCGGTGAAGACCCCGGTGCACCGGATGCCCGCGTTCCGACGTGACGTGTGTCTGCCGGAGACCGAACGGGCAGCCGACGAGACGCTGGCGCTGCACATCGGCGGCGAGATGTCCCGGCGGCAGCTGCATCGGCTGGTGTCCGCCTGCAATGCGCTCGGTGGGCTGCTGCAACCGGCTTTCTAG
- a CDS encoding SpoIIE family protein phosphatase: protein MTTGLHPGETPQDPRPTENQPLPRQEAVLAPPHAEHVENRTRSAVITARAAASFAAVSRSVATARSFVRDTLQGWGFADIVDDAVVLTSELVTNAVVHAGTPADVLCLRTEDGVRIEVADRYPEREIPLQGSHINMGSPDREGGRGLQLCAAMATRWGVEYTPTHKQVWFQLDLPDRPVGTRSAGPSLPADLLPLADGRVRVAVVQIDRAGAIGAWNEDAEELFGYAPDQVIGKPLTDLAAWPHTPGTSTGVAEALQLSRWEGSYGIRAANGRVTPVYASHLRVRDTAGDPSTVCLLVRDHERAVLQTPLRMPSGDNSGSGEGQATDPFEVFIGSPAPDDLDGLLQRTVERARDMLDGDSAFLLLATDDETELEVRASTGLPSARQRFARVPVEAGPGRYGSARMPAVHDDLTAVPGAVPLLNGTGMRSVVTVPLKVEGRLTGSLGVAAEAQGRYSNEEALRLQFAADRIALAVESARLGELERLRRGSLSFLVEASDLLAGTLDRDQTLALMAQMTIPTLATWCAVYTIADQASDPYLSYVLHEDEDLIDGLKALLVKIRPPEPIPTPGARVWTAPAEAAHQAALRTSMRSLGLGEPATVSSGIGTTLATASAVGGETVVLPLVARNRVIGMLTLGKPTDEHFRQEILELAEDLSRRAALALDNARLYSERVAISQSLQRSLLPPELPQIDGVEVEVIYRAAGEGNEVGGDFYDLFPIRDGAYGFAIGDVCGTGPEAAAVTGLARHALRLLAREGYAGPAVLERLNSAIIDEGARSRFLTLLYGELWPQEDGSAVLKVVCAGHPLPLRLRQDGTVEPAAEPQALLGVMEDLELYEQTVTLDPGDVLLCVTDGVTERREGTRMLGDDGLTEVLTTCTGLTAGAVAARVMRAVERFASDAPSDDMAILAMRVPGLQHD from the coding sequence ATGACCACCGGACTGCATCCCGGGGAGACCCCCCAGGACCCCAGGCCGACGGAGAACCAGCCTCTGCCACGGCAGGAGGCCGTCCTCGCACCCCCGCACGCAGAGCACGTAGAGAACCGGACAAGGAGTGCTGTGATCACCGCGCGCGCGGCCGCCAGCTTCGCTGCCGTCTCACGGTCCGTCGCGACCGCCCGCTCGTTCGTCCGCGACACCCTCCAGGGCTGGGGCTTCGCCGACATCGTCGACGACGCGGTGGTCCTCACCAGCGAACTCGTCACCAACGCGGTCGTCCACGCCGGCACCCCCGCCGACGTCCTCTGCCTGCGCACCGAGGACGGCGTACGCATCGAGGTCGCCGACAGATACCCCGAACGTGAGATCCCCCTCCAGGGCAGCCACATCAACATGGGCAGCCCGGACCGCGAGGGGGGCCGCGGCCTCCAGCTGTGCGCGGCGATGGCCACCCGCTGGGGCGTCGAATACACGCCCACGCACAAGCAGGTCTGGTTCCAACTCGACCTCCCCGACCGCCCGGTGGGCACCCGCTCGGCCGGCCCGTCCCTCCCCGCCGACCTCCTCCCGCTCGCCGACGGCAGGGTCCGCGTCGCCGTCGTCCAGATCGACCGGGCGGGCGCCATCGGCGCCTGGAACGAGGACGCCGAGGAACTCTTCGGCTACGCCCCCGACCAGGTCATCGGCAAGCCCCTCACCGACCTCGCCGCGTGGCCGCACACCCCCGGCACCAGCACCGGCGTCGCCGAGGCCCTCCAACTCTCCCGCTGGGAGGGCAGTTACGGCATCCGCGCCGCCAACGGCCGTGTGACGCCGGTCTACGCCTCCCACCTCCGGGTCCGCGACACAGCGGGCGACCCCTCGACGGTCTGCCTCCTCGTACGCGACCACGAGCGCGCCGTCCTCCAGACCCCGCTCCGCATGCCGTCCGGCGACAACTCCGGTTCCGGCGAGGGCCAGGCGACCGACCCCTTCGAGGTCTTCATCGGCTCCCCCGCCCCGGACGACCTCGACGGACTCCTCCAGCGCACGGTGGAACGCGCCCGCGACATGCTCGACGGCGACTCCGCCTTCCTGCTGCTGGCCACCGACGACGAGACGGAGCTGGAGGTACGGGCCTCCACGGGCCTCCCCTCGGCCCGCCAGCGCTTCGCCCGCGTCCCCGTGGAGGCCGGCCCCGGCCGGTACGGCTCGGCCCGCATGCCGGCCGTCCACGACGACCTCACGGCCGTCCCCGGCGCCGTGCCCCTCCTCAACGGCACGGGCATGCGCTCGGTCGTCACGGTCCCCCTCAAGGTCGAGGGGCGCCTCACGGGCTCGCTGGGCGTCGCCGCCGAGGCGCAGGGCCGGTACTCCAACGAGGAGGCCCTGCGCCTGCAGTTCGCCGCCGACCGCATCGCCCTGGCCGTCGAGTCGGCCCGCCTGGGCGAACTCGAACGCCTTCGCCGCGGCTCGCTGAGCTTCCTGGTGGAGGCCTCCGACCTCCTCGCGGGCACCCTCGACCGCGACCAGACGCTGGCCCTCATGGCCCAGATGACCATCCCGACCCTCGCGACGTGGTGCGCGGTCTACACGATCGCCGACCAGGCCTCCGACCCCTACCTCTCGTACGTCCTGCACGAGGACGAGGACCTCATCGACGGCCTCAAGGCCCTCCTGGTCAAGATCCGCCCGCCGGAGCCCATCCCCACCCCGGGCGCCCGCGTCTGGACGGCTCCCGCCGAGGCGGCCCACCAGGCGGCCCTGCGCACCTCCATGCGCAGCCTGGGCCTCGGCGAGCCCGCCACGGTCAGCTCGGGCATCGGCACCACTCTGGCGACGGCCTCGGCGGTGGGCGGCGAGACCGTCGTCCTCCCGCTCGTGGCCCGCAACCGCGTCATCGGCATGCTGACCCTCGGCAAGCCCACCGACGAGCACTTCCGCCAGGAGATCCTGGAACTCGCGGAGGACCTCTCCCGCCGGGCCGCCCTCGCCCTGGACAACGCCCGCCTCTACTCGGAGCGCGTGGCCATCAGCCAGTCCCTCCAGCGCAGCCTCCTCCCGCCGGAGCTCCCGCAGATCGACGGCGTCGAGGTCGAGGTCATCTACCGCGCGGCCGGCGAGGGCAACGAGGTCGGCGGCGACTTCTACGACCTCTTCCCGATCCGTGACGGCGCGTACGGCTTCGCCATCGGCGACGTCTGCGGCACGGGCCCGGAGGCCGCCGCGGTCACGGGTCTCGCCCGGCACGCCCTGCGCCTGCTCGCCCGCGAGGGCTACGCCGGCCCGGCGGTCCTGGAGCGCCTCAACTCCGCGATCATCGACGAGGGCGCCCGCAGCCGCTTCCTCACGCTCCTGTACGGCGAGTTGTGGCCCCAGGAGGACGGCAGCGCGGTCCTGAAGGTCGTCTGCGCCGGCCACCCACTCCCGCTGCGCCTGCGCCAGGACGGCACGGTCGAGCCGGCCGCCGAACCGCAGGCCCTGCTCGGCGTCATGGAGGATCTGGAGCTGTACGAGCAGACGGTCACCCTCGACCCCGGGGACGTCCTCCTCTGTGTCACGGACGGCGTCACCGAACGCCGTGAGGGCACCCGCATGCTGGGCGACGACGGCCTCACCGAGGTCCTCACCACCTGCACGGGCCTCACGGCCGGCGCGGTCGCGGCCCGTGTGATGCGCGCGGTCGAACGCTTCGCCTCCGACGCGCCCTCCGACGACATGGCCATTCTGGCGATGCGCGTCCCGGGCCTCCAGCACGACTGA